Below is a genomic region from Salvelinus fontinalis isolate EN_2023a chromosome 2, ASM2944872v1, whole genome shotgun sequence.
CAAATAAGATTAGCCTGATGTAGCCTACTTTGACACAGATTTAACATGAACAGTGGTATGAGGTCAACAGCTGGGATATGTATTGGTACTTTCCCACAAAAGCCAAAAGTTTGCATGGACAGTTCTTATGGAATCCATCATGTACTAGAATAATAGTCGCATGCTGCAGAATTTTAGTCTCATGTGCAACCCCTTCTCGCCCGCGCGCCTGCTCCCACTCTTTAGATAAAACCATATGAGTCATACAGTCACTGAATAAAGCACCCCTCGCCGCGTCTTCTGGATTTTCTGCATGCGTGTAAAAAACATCGCCACTTCTCACATATTCCCATTGTTGTATATTTGAGATTTATTCTATACAAATATGGTATATCAAGCAAGGAGTGCCGTTGATAATCAGAATCGATCAAGTAAAATATTGCGTAGGCTATAAATCTGTTCTCTTGAGTTTTTATTTTACAGTCCTTATTAGGCTAAGTACTCAACGACGTGATGCCGCGTATGCACAGTCTATGCAATTTACCTAAATAATATTTACAAACCCTTTATTAGCCCAGTGAACACTCACATGACACTGAATAGACCACGCACGTAGACTACATAAACATGCTTAACAGCTAAATATTTTATTGAACAGAAACTaataaaatatacaaaataaaacattttggtgAGTTTAGTCTACACCTCTTCTCCCACGTCTTCACCTGATGCAATATTGTTAGGTATAATTTACACACTGGCCAACATAGTTTGCTATTGTTTAATCCATCCATGGACAATGCAAATCATTAGCCTATCAAATGTACATATTTGTTTGATCCGTTTACATTCAAATTGTATAACACACAAACCTTACGTATTTCGAAATTATTCCTGTATCAAATGTAACATGACAATGATCATGCAATTAAATAATTGACTTAGTTAGCCTACTCACCTAACTGCTGAATGAAATGGTAGAACTTAGCCAAACTATAGTGATAAAAACAACAATAAGTGATATCCAACAGGTGTCGTAGACACAATTCGTTATCTTGCGAAGCTGTAGGTTCGTGCGTGATCGCTGTCCAACAAGACAGTGGTGCTGAAACAAACTGAAGTTCAACCACGCACTGTTTTCTCAACTGGAAGCGTAATGTAGTTTCCATGGCAATCTGGCGTCACGATTTTACGGTAACTGAACGATACTCTGATAGATAATCCCATAATGAACAGACAATctacaatatatatacaaaagtatgtggacaccccttcaaattagtggattcggctattttcagccacacccgttgctgacaggtgtataaaatccatcattggatgccacctttccaagaaGTTAGTTCTGCACTGCTAGATCTGCctaggtcaactgtaagtgctgtttttgGGAAGTGTAAACaattaggagcaacaacggctcagctgcgaagtgataggccacacacgctcacagaatgggaccgccaagtgcCGGAGCATGTAGCGAGTAAAAATCATCtttaccaagttccaaactgcctcaggaagcaacgtcagcgcaataactgtttgtcgggagcttaatgaaatgggtttccatggccgagcagccaatggtggcaagcctaagatcaccatgtgcaatgccaagcattggctggagtggtgtaaagcttgccgccattggactctggaccagtggaaacgcattctctggagtgatgtttccatctggcagtccgacggacgaatctgggtttggtggactccaggagaacgctacctgcccgaatgcatagtgccaactttaaagttgggtggaggaggaataatggtctggggctgtttttcatggtttgggctaggccccttccagtgaagggaattcgtaatgctacagcatacaattacattctagacgattctgtgcttccaactttgtggcaacagttttaggcaaggccttttcctgtttcagcatgacaatgcccccatgcacaaagcgaggtccatggtttgttgagatcggtgtggaagaacttgattggcctgcacagagcccagatgtcaaccccatcgaacacctttgcgatgaattggaatgccgactgcgagccaggtctaatcgaccaaaatcagtgcccaacctcactaatgctcttgtgcatgaatggaagcaagtccccgcagcaatgttccaacatctagtggaaagccttcctagaagagtggatactgttattgcagcaaaggggggaccaactccatattaatgcccgtgattttggaatgacatgtttgaagagcaggtgttcacatacttttgttaTGTAGTTTATCTATCAAggttttcataccccttgactaattccacattttgttgttacagcctgaattcaaaatgggttaaatatatcgtttttttttacccatctacaagaaataccccataatgacaaagcaaaaacaagtttttagaaatgttatcaaatttataaataaaataaaaaactgatcacattgacataagtattcagaccctttacttagtactttgttgaagcacctttggcagcgattacaggctcgagtcttcttgggcatgacgctacaagcttggcataactgtatttggggagtatttcccattattttctgcagatcctctcaggctctgtcaggttggatgaggagagttgctgcacagctattttcaggtctctcaatagatgttcgatcgggttcaagtccgggctctggctgggccactcaaggacattcaaagacttgtctccaagccactcctgtgttgtcttggctgtgtgcttcgggtcgttgtccttttggaaggtgaacctttgccacaGTCTGAGattctgagcactctggagcaggttttcatcaaggatctttctgtactttgctccgttcatcttgatcttgactagtcacccagtccctgccactgaaaaaacatccccaccacaTGATGCTacccccaccatgcttcaccgtagggatggtgcccggtttcctccagatgtgacgcttgacattcaagccaaagaattcaattttggtttcatcagaccagagaatcttgtttctcatggtctgagagtctttcggtgccttttggcaaactccaagtgggctgtcatgtgccttttactgaggagtggcttctgtcaggCCACTCCACCATAACAGCCTGATGggtggattgctgcagagatgggagaaccttccagaaggacaaccatctccacagaagaactctggagctttgtcagagtcacctccctgaccaaggcccttctctcctgattgctcagtttggccgaggggccagctctaggaagagtcttggttcttccaaacttcttccattaaagaatgatggagtccactgtgttcttgtggaccttcagtGCTggagacatttttggtacccttccgcagatctgtgcctcaacacaatccttcctcggagctctatggacaattcctttgaccccatggctttgtttttgctctgacatgcactgtcaactgtggaaccttatatagacagctgctttttcattatggggtattgtgtgtagaatgatgagggggaaaaaattgattcattcaattttagaataaggctgtaaagtaacaatgtggaaaaagtcaaggggtctgaatacttgctaCATACAGCAATAGCTGAATAGGATGACATTGACTGgaatacagtatgtaaacataattaaagtgactagtgtcccattattaaagtgaccagtaattccatgtctatgtacataggacaGCAACCTCTAAGGTGCAgtgttgagtaaccgggtggtagctggctagtgatagggtggaggccggctagtgatggctatttaacagtttgatggcctagctgtttttcagtctctcagtcccagctttgatgaacctgtaatgacctcgccttctgaatgttagtggggtgaacaggccgtggcttgggtggttgatgtccttgattatcGTTTTGGCTtacctgtgacattgggtgctgtatgtgtcctgcagggcaggcagtgtgcccctggagatgcgttgggcagacctcaccaccctGTGGAGAGCCCTGCGGATGCGGGCagtgcagttaccataccaggcagtgatacagccctacaggatgctctcaatggtgcatctttaaatgtttgtgagggtcttaagggtcaagccacatttcttcagcctcctgaggttgaagagctgctcttgcgccttcttcaccacattgtctgtgtggggggaccatttcagattgtcagggatgtgtacgccaagaaacaagaagcttttcaccttctccactgcggccccgtcgatgtggatggggacgtgctccctctgctgtctcctgaagtcgacgatcagctcctttgttttgttgatgttgatggagaggttattttcttggtaccactccgccagggctcccacctcctccctgtaggctatcttgttattgttggtaatcaggcctacgactgtcgtctgcaaacttaatgattgagtttGAGgcctgcgtggccatgcagtcatgggtgaacagggagtacaggaaggggctgagcaACGACCCCTTTCGGGCTCCTGTGTTgaggatgttgtttcctaccttcaccatgtgagggtggcccgtcaggaggtccatgacccagttgcacagggcggggttcagacccagggacccgagcttaatgatgagcttagagggtactattgtgttgaaggctgagctgtagtcaatgaacaacagtcttacataggtattcctcttgtccagatgggatagggcagctTGCAGTACAATGGCGATTGCGTCATATGCATAtctattggggcagtatgcaaattgaagtgggtctagggtgtcaggtaaggtggaggtgatatgatccttaactagcctctcaaagtacttcatgatgacagaagggaatgatagtcatttagttcaattgcctttgctttcttgggtacagaagaaatggtggacatcttgaagcggggacagcagactgggataggaagaGGTTGAATATGTCGGTAACACTCCAGAcaactggtctgcacatgctctgaggatgtggcTGGGATAGTGTTATGGGAGTTTGTGTTATTGGGAAATTGCACTCCTCCAGGATTGGTGAATAAAGGCCTCAGTATCATTTAGGGGTGAATGAGCAGACATTCATAGAGCAGAGCAGGAGGAGCTTGGGAGGAATGCACTGGCTGCCGCAAAGAGGGGGAATATTATATCAGACAGAGGGTGAGTCATCCCCTCACTCACAGCCGTGATCCAGAGACGCAAACCTAATCATCAATCAAGCTCGATTCCCGCCCACTCCACAGTTATGCCAGCACAGCTTGTCTTTGAGGAGAACACCCAGCACTAACCTGATTGGATTGTCTATGCACTGACATACCACCAGAGataagggatagagggaggaaaagGCTGTGCACATAATAGATAGCAATATTGTGGCAAATGTAATAATCCTGAATAAATGTAATAATTCCAGAACTTTACACGTCCATTCAGACATCCACTGACAGAAATAAAATAGTTATTTTTTGGGTTGTTAGTGACGTCAAATGCAACGCACTGAACGCACCCCCTGAACATGTGATGGTGACGTCATATTTGGGTAGTGTGCCCGGAAGTATCAACGATAGTAAAACTTAAATAAGTAAAGCTAGTGCTGCATTACGTCTAAATCGAGAAGAATAAGAGCAATAACAAGACATTAATTCTTGGACCATCAAGGACCCTACCAGCATGTCGAGTATGGATAGTATCCTTTCGAGAgtgttaacgttagctaggcggAAATATAGGTAGAAAAGGAAGGCCTCTGTTTAGTTCACGATAAAGCCTCGTCTGAATACGATTTTAAAATAGCTATCTATATATGTATCAGGTTTAGATTTATATTTAAGCGTAAAGTTTATACTTGGATTGCTTGGTGGCAAAGGTAAACGCTTGTTTGCTCTTATTGATATTGTAACGACATCTGCCAAAGTAGACATAATCTATAAATACACAACCAGTTTAGTAAACATTTTACTAGTCTGAAGACACCCAGTGCCTGGTAGCATGGCTGGCATTTACAGCTTATTCACATGTCTACATCACAGGTATTTCAGTTATGTGGTGGAAGCACGTCACCAACGAGTAAAGTTTGTTTGTAAAGAGGGTATGAATAAAGTTTCAGTATTTGTGCCCTTTTGGGTTTAATTTATGTATGACCATTTTGAAACAGTCTTTAACGTCACGTCACAGAGCATCTCTTCAATCTCAAGTTTTCAGCCAAAGAACTGCAACGAAACTCTAAGAAATGTGACAAAGAGGAAAAGGCAGAGAAGGCCAAAGTCAAAAAAGTAAGTAGGCTTTTTACATCATTAGTCAATCCCTGAATCACCTCACCTTAACTCTGAACATATCAACTGAGAATGTAGGGATACTGAACCTTTATCCTTGCCATAGGCTATCCAAAAAGGAAATGTGGAAGTGGCACGGATCCATGCGGAAAACGCCATCAGACAGAAGAACCAGTCGGTCAACTTCCTTAGGATGAGCGCTCGGATTGATGCAGTGGCCTCCAGGGTTCAAACAGCAGTCACAATGAACAAGGTGCAGTTGTTATACATACCTACGCCCTACGAGACTTCACACAGCGACGTTCTTGTTTTGTAGGTAAACATTTGTTCACACTTTACAACACGTAAAACATTGGTTTGGATGTTCAAAATGGAGACACTAATTCTGCTTAAGATGGTTCCACACTTTTTTATTTGGGAGGGAAAATTTGGTGCAATGTTATGTGAAAGTTCAAGGTAACTACTGCAACAATGGCTGTGTCCAACCACACAGCAAGGTACCTTTCTATTTAAGTAATGTTGGTTAATTCTACAGGTCACTAAATCTATGGCTGGAGTGGTGAAAGGCATGGATGCCACACTGAAGAGTATGAACCTGGAGAAGGTAACGTGTGTATTTTAGaattttatttggatccccatttgCTATTGCAAAACCAGCAGCTATTCTTCCACACAAAACATGGcacaatacagaacattaatagataagaacagctcaaggacagaactacatacattttaaaatgtcaCACAGCCTCCATatcagtacagccgtcttcatcgacctggccaaggctttcgacttgtcaatcaccgcattcttatcggcagactcaatagccttggtttctcaaatgactgcctcgcctggttcattaactacttctcagacagagttcagtgtgtcaaatcggagggcctgttgtccggacctctgacactctctatgggggtgccacagggttcaattctcgggccgactcttttctctgtatacatcaataatgtcgctcttgctgctggtgattctctgatctacCGCTACGCAGATGACATCATTCTGTATATTTCTGGCCcttttttggacactgtgttaacaaacctccaaatgagcttcaacgtcatacaacactccttctgtggcctccaactgcttttaaatgctctaagtgcatgctcttcatccgattgctgcccgcaccctcccgcccgactagcatcactactctggacggttctgacctagaatatgtggacatctacaaatacctaggtgtctggttagactgtaaactctccttccagactcactttaagcatctccaatccaaaattaaatctagaatcggcttcctatttcgcaacaaagcccccttcactcatgctgccaaacataccctcgtaaaactgactatcctaccgatccttgaatTTTGCGAtgacatttacaaaatagcctccatcactactcagcaaactggatgtagtctatcacagtgccatctgttttgtcatatttgtcgccaaacccactggctccaagtcatctataggtctttgctaggtaaagccccgccttatctcagctcactggtcaccatagcaacacccaccggtagcacgcactccagcaggtatatttcactggtcatccctaaagccaacacttcctttggccacatttcctttcagttctctgctgccaatgactggaacgaattgcaaaaatcactgaagctggagttttatatctccctctctaactttaagcattagctgtcagagcagcttactgatggCTGTGTACAAGTACAGTGAATCTGTAAATGGCacaacctcatccccatattattacttatcctcttgctcttttgcacccagtatctctacttgcacatcatcatctgcatatctatcactccagtgttgatgctaaattgtaattatttcgcctctatggcctatttgcctacctccctactcttctacatttgcacacactatacatagatttttctattgtgttattgactgtacgtttgtttatgtgtaactctgtgttgtttttgtcgcactgctttgttttatcttggccaggtcgcagttgtaaatgagaacttgttctcaactggcttacctggttaaataaaggtgaaattaaaaaataaattaaaaaacatgcacacaaaatatctaggtcaaataggggagagactTTGCGCCGTGTGGTGTTTCTTTATCGTTTTTTAAATCCAGGTTTTGCTGTTTACTTGAGCAATCACAGGTGGGAGTTCCGTGCAatcatggctgtgtgtgtgtacgctcaTAATGCTGGTAGTCAAATACAGCTATTTGATAGGTGTCACTCTCTTTTTAGACAGTATACATCTTATGTTCTTCACAATCTGAGAGGGAAATTGGGTAATGAATGTCTCATCTCTCTAGATCTCAGGCCTCATGGACAAGTTTGAACATCAATTTGAGACATTGGATGTGCAGACAGCCCAAATGGAGGACACCATGAGTAGCACAACCACACTTACCACACCACAGGTAATGATGCTTTTCTGTGCTCCCGCTAGACAGACCTTTGGTCTTTGACCAGATTTGTGGCCTTTAATCTTGAAGTCTGTAACAGTAAATACACATCCAAGTACAGATCATGACGAGATACATTTGTTTATtctgctctgttcacaaacaatgGAGATTGTTTGTAACAGTCAGTGACGTGTTTCAGAATCAAGTGGATTCACTGATGCACGAATTGGCTGATGAAGCAGGGTGAGTATTCCTCATTTTGTGGTTTTCTCCATTCTTGAAAAAACTTGTATATAAAGGATGGAAATGTAATGTATAGCAATTTGTTcttctgtttctttgtgtttaGTTTGGACCTGAACATGGAGCTCCCACAGGGGCAGACTGGATCAGTGGGAACCAGCGTAGCATCAGTAGAGCAGGTACAGAAACAGGCCCTGAACAAGAGCCATTATTTTTAATCTAACATTAAGCACAGGAAATATCCCTAAGGTGTGGAAAGCAGCTTTTGTTCTGCCATTACATAAGGGAGGTGACGGTAGTGATTTGGATAACTATCGACCCATCTCTAGGCTCCCTTGTCTGGTAAAGATTCTAGAATCTATAGTCAACAAACAGTTACAATCTTTTCTTTCTGCTAACAGTATTCTTAGTACCAATCAATCTGGTTTTAGATCTAAACACAGTACCACATCGGCCACTATGCTTGTTGTAAATGATATTGCAAATGCCTTAGACGATAGAAAGCACTGTGCTGCGTTGTTTGTAGAtttgtcaaaagcttttgacactgtagaCCATGCTATCCTCTTGAGTAAGCTGTCATCTATAGG
It encodes:
- the LOC129815980 gene encoding charged multivesicular body protein 1b-like, giving the protein MSSMDKHLFNLKFSAKELQRNSKKCDKEEKAEKAKVKKAIQKGNVEVARIHAENAIRQKNQSVNFLRMSARIDAVASRVQTAVTMNKVTKSMAGVVKGMDATLKSMNLEKISGLMDKFEHQFETLDVQTAQMEDTMSSTTTLTTPQNQVDSLMHELADEAGLDLNMELPQGQTGSVGTSVASVEQDELSSRLAKLRDQM